Proteins encoded in a region of the Nicotiana tomentosiformis chromosome 9, ASM39032v3, whole genome shotgun sequence genome:
- the LOC138898960 gene encoding uncharacterized protein, whose product MPEIPKYNRTTDPNEHATSYTCAIKEYDLEDDEIESVLLKTFGETLSKGVMIWYHNLPPNSIDSFAMLADSFVKAHAGAINVETMKSDLFKVKQKDNEMLREFISRFQMERMDLPPVADDWAVQAFTQGLNIRSLLASQQLKQNLVEYPDVTWADIHNRYQSKIRVEDDHLGAISGSVCPVRTIDRVKRDIDREPRSNRDRYQPYNGDQRSSGSGRNSMRNERRSDRGQGNPGLMSKNNFDRPVGPKEAPRLSEYNFNVDAAAIVSAIGRIKDTKWPRPLQSDPSQRDPNLMCKYHGNHGHRTENCRQLREEVARLFNNGHLRDFLSHRAKNYLRNNDSNKQTE is encoded by the coding sequence atgcccgagatccctaagtacaacagaacgaccgacccaaacgagcatgctacctcctacacgtgtgccatcaaggagtacgacttggaggatgatgaaatcgaatctgtctTGTTGAAAAcgttcggagagaccctgtcaaaaggagttatgatatggtatcacaacttacctcctaattctattgactcatttgctatgcttgcagattctttcgtgaaagcacacgccggggctatCAACGTCGAGACCatgaagtcagaccttttcaaagtaaagcagaaggataatgagatgcttagagagttcatatcccggtttcaaatggaacggatggacctgccaccggtcgctgatgattgggccgttcaggctttcacccaaggactcaacattCGGAGCTtgttggcttcacagcagttgaaacaaaacttggTGGAATATCCGGATGTCACTTGGGCCGATATCCATAATCGGTaccaatcgaaaatcagggtcgaggatgatcatcTTGGGGCCATTTCCGGGTCCGTGTGTCCCGTCAGAACCATCgatagagtcaagagagacatcgatcgtgaaccgagatcaaacagggatcggtatcagccatacaatggagaccaaagaagcagtgggtccgggcggaactctatgagaaatgaaaggagaagtgatcgaggtcagggCAACccgggactcatgagcaaaaacaactTTGATAGGCccgtcgggcctaaagaagcaccaagattatcggagtacaacttcaatgtcgatgCCGCCGCTATTGTATCTGCCattggacgcatcaaagataccaaatggcctagaCCTTTACAGTCTGATCCATcccaaagggatcccaacctaatgtgcaaatatcatggaaatcatggccacagaacggaaaactgccgacaattaagagaagaggtgGCCCGGctattcaacaacgggcatctcCGAGATTTTCTAAGTCATCGGGCCAAGAACTACTTGAGGAACAATGATTCTAATAAGCAGACCGAGTAG
- the LOC104100271 gene encoding pentatricopeptide repeat-containing protein At3g48810, with amino-acid sequence MYLKEGCSLLLKVHKKSVPLILTVYKLNGQNGKIPVELKESDVLKRLKYEENISTALEYFKWVANSTSFKHTPLTYKIMMEKLGQQKEMDSVQYLLQQMKLERISCSEEIFINVIDSYRRAKAPEQALKTFYRIQDFGCKPTVRIYNHLLDALLSENRFHMINPIYSNMKKDGVVPNVYTYNILLKALCKNDRIDGAQKLLVEMSNRGCSPDEVSYTTIVSSLCKLGKVKEARELAMRFTPTAPIYNALINGLCKIYSTKEAVDLLDEMADKGVDPNVITYTTILNAFADQGDIGLSFAMLSKMFVSGCSPNIRSFTCLIKGISLRGRRHEALYVWDGMIKEGVSPNVVAYNALLHGLCLAGNMNMALSVCNAMERSDCHPNSTTYSTLIDGFAKSGDVIKASEIWNRMITLGCRPNVVVYTCMVDVLCRNLMFEQAYSLLDNMVIEDFPPNTITFNKFIKGLCFSGRIEWAMVLYNQMERFGCSGNTATYNELLDGLFKCNNLTVALELVREMEENDIEFNLVTYNTIASGLCHMGMLEEAEEVVAKMLVRGIKPDVLTFNILMNAYCKGGKVESGKQLLNAMSPVDLRPDFISYTCLIDGLCSWIGLEAAICCLQRMINDGIPPKISTWNVLVRHLFSKIGYGSAVEHLESILAAD; translated from the coding sequence ATGTACTTGAAAGAAGGATGCTCATTGCTGTTAAAAGTCCACAAAAAGTCTGTTCCTTTAATCCTCACTGTTTATAAACTTAATGGTCAAAATGGTAAAATCCCAGTTGAGCTCAAGGAATCTGATGTGTTGAAGCGACTGAAATATGAAGAAAATATTTCCACTGCTTTAGAGTATTTCAAATGGGTTGCCAATTCAACATCTTTCAAGCACACCcctttaacatataaaataatgatGGAAAAACTCGGGCAGCAGAAGGAGATGGACAGTGTTCAATACCTTTTACAACAGATGAAATTGGAGCGTATTAGTTGTTCCGAGGAGATATTTATCAATGTGATCGATTCGTATAGGAGAGCAAAGGCGCCAGAGCAAGCGTTGAAGACTTTCTATAGGATACAGGATTTTGGGTGTAAGCCTACGGTCAGGATATATAACCATCTCTTGGATGCATTGCTCAGCGAGAATAGGTTTCACATGATTAATCCTATTTACAGTAACATGAAGAAAGACGGGGTTGTTCCCAATGTGTATACCTATAACATTCTTCTGAAAGCATTGTGCAAGAACGATAGGATTGACGGAGCTCAGAAGTTACTTGTGGAAATGTCAAACAGGGGGTGCTCTCCTGATGAAGTGAGCTATACAACAATTGTTTCTTCCTTGTGTAAACTTGGTAAAGTAAAAGAAGCTAGAGAACTAGCGATGAGATTTACTCCTACTGCTCCTATTTATAATGCTCTAATAAATGGGCTTTGTAAGATATATAGTACTAAGGAGGCAGTTGATTTGTTGGATGAGATGGCTGACAAGGGGGTTGATCCTAATGTCATCACGTACACCACGATTTTAAATGCATTTGCTGACCAAGGAGATATTGGTCTTTCTTTTGCCATGTTGAGCAAGATGTTTGTTAGTGGCTGTTCTCCAAATATTCGCTCATTTACCTGTTTGATTAAGGGAATTTCATTGAGGGGCAGACGGCATGAAGCTCTTTACGTGTGGGATGGTATGATCAAAGAGGGAGTTTCGCCCAACGTTGTAGCATATAATGCACTTCTCCATGGTCTGTGTTTGGCTGGTAATATGAATATGGCTCTGTCTGTTTGTAATGCGATGGAGAGAAGTGACTGCCATCCTAATTCGACAACCTACAGCACCCTCATTGATGGCTTTGCTAAATCTGGAGATGTGATTAAAGCATCTGAGATATGGAATAGGATGATCACTCTTGGTTGTCGTCCAAATGTTGTGGTATATACATGTATGGTTGATGTACTCTGCAGAAATTTAATGTTTGAACAAGCTTATAGTCTTCTAGATAACATGGTAATAGAAGATTTCCCACCAAATAccattacttttaataaatttattAAAGGTTTGTGTTTTAGTGGTAGAATTGAATGGGCAATGGTGCTATATAATCAAATGGAAAGATTTGGGTGCTCAGGTAATACTGCCACATATAATGAGTTGTTGGATGGATTATTCAAATGTAACAACCTTACGGTAGCACTTGAGCTTGTTAGGGAGATGGAGGAAAACGATATTGAGTTTAATTTAGTTACATACAACACTATAGCATCTGGTCTCTGCCATATGGGGATGCTTGAGGAAGCTGAAGAAGTTGTGGCAAAAATGCTGGTTAGGGGAATTAAGCCTGATGTTCTCACGTTCAACATACTTATGAATGCATACTGTAAGGGTGGAAAGGTTGAATCTGGAAAACAACTTCTGAATGCTATGAGTCCAGTGGACTTGCGTCCAGATTTCATATCCTATACTTGTCTGATAGATGGACTGTGCAGTTGGATTGGTTTGGAAGCGGCAATCTGTTGCCTTCAAAGGATGATAAATGATGGCATTCCACCCAAGATATCTACGTGGAATGTTCTAGTCCGTCATTTGTTTAGCAAGATTGGTTATGGAAGTGCAGTAGAGCATCTAGAGAGTATATTGGCAGCAGATTGA